AAGAGAAGAAAATTAGTAATTCCATTGGAGACAGAATGCTTAAGAGATGAACAGCGGCCAGAACATAATCACCTTCGCTCCAGTGATCACAATCTTCCCTGACACAAAAATAAGTAGCACAATCTTCGGTTGTTTCATACGATAGATCAGACCTGGAAACAGTTCTGGTTCATACTGTGCATTAAAACAGCATAAAAATTAAGTCCCAATCATTGACCCAAACAAACAAGTCTTAACATCAAATAAGCAAAACCATTTAATAATCTCGAACTCATACAGGAAAAGAACAAAAAATCTAAGAATTGGAGACCAAAACTTATCTTCATCATTTCAAGGCTGTTCAGTAACCAAATGAAGGGTCAACTTCAACTTATAACATAAGGCTGAAATTCAAGGAATTCACAGGGGGAAAAAACCAAGGCATACACACATGGATAAGGGCAGAGGCAATTGGGCCACTCATAAATGAGAACCCAAAACGCCACATACAAGACATGCATTTCCACTGTTCTTATAGTAAGCATGAGATTCAATGAAAATGGGGTTAGGGTCCTCTCCAATACACTAATCATCACCATTTAAATGTGCAGGGCACAAAAGTAGTAGATAATAATGGACATAGAAGTAATGGATGGGAGCCAAACCCATAAAAATGACTGCCACTTACACTGGAAAAAGCACCATGGGAGTATGCAAGGCCTTCAAGTCTGATGGGAAATTTAACATCACAGGAACCAACAATGTTCTGGATTTTGAAGTCCTGCCCAATCACATCAAAAAAATGGTTCAAATAATCAGGCAAAACAGTGTGGAAGGGGAAGATATTAGCCCATACAAGCAATTTCATGAGCTGGTTTTGAATGAGGAAAGGAAAGAAATAGCTGAAGTACCTTAAACTTTGCAGGAAACCCAAGCTTCTGAATAATTCTGGCATACTGAAGGAACAAAAATAATGTCAGTTATAGGCAACTTCATAGCCACATCCACCTATCTTAACGATAAGAATAATAATCACATAGCTAATTGGCCTACAACATACTCCACAAAAGAATGAAAAATACTTTACCTTCCTTGCAGCCAGTTTAGACTGCTGTTCACTTTTAGCACCAGTGCAGACCTGAAGAACCAGAGAAAACCGTTTAAGTAAATCAATAACTGAACAATGACAACATGCTTGGGCTCAAGCACCAGTTATTTAATAAAGGATTTTGACACTAAACACAACAACCAAGTAAATGCATATGAATGTAATTCCCAAAAATGAAGGAAATACCATCTTCCCAGAGGCAAAAATCAAAGCTGTTGTTTTCGGTTCCCTGATTCTCATAATGACAGCAGCAAAACGCTGTGGCGTTATTTTATAAACTAGAAGGTTAGAACCGGATACAGCAGTAGAATCTGAAGCTGcgcaaacaaaaaaagaaaaagaagatatAACTAGAATTTAACCATCCCAGGCATACCTTGGGATTGTATTCTGCATTTCGAGCTTGCAGTGCAATTTGTTTAAGGTCAAGCTTGCAATCTAGGTTCACAGTTGACACAATGTTCCTAGAAACAAAATAAGACTTAATACTAAGATTTCCATATTTTAACCACAGTCAATCTATAAAGGATTAAGGGCACagtttcaatttatttatttatttcggaaatatttttttaaatttataatagaaaacatttttgaaaaatatgGATTTACACTTTTATCAGAGAACCATTACAATGACAAGCATAGAAAACATATATGCTCATATACAAAACTTCAAGTCGAATTTTCAAAACTCGCAACCAAGGCTTAATATAAGTGAAGCCCCCTTGTAATTCATTCTATTTGATTCCACATTCCAACAAGACTCAATTTGAATATATGGTTAAACCAAATTAGCTAAATTTCATTCACAGCAAAGCCGACAAAGCTTACAATCATATTTGATATATAAACATTGACTATTCATCTTATAAATACTTCCACAAGCCCATGTATCATACTCCTAAATTCCCTCTTCCTCTTTCACAATAAAATCAAAGCCCACCACCCAaaataaattccttaaattaatcCATCACAAGAAACACCTATTGGCAAACATCTCCTCGTCTTCAAAACATGGTACACGAAATTGATACCTGTCTCTAAAACCTAGAAGGCCAGGCCACCCACAAACTCAGGGCATCCAAATAAAATCCTATTCAACTTAAAATATCACCTCTGAAAGACTTATATACGTAAGACACCTTTTTTACCCTAATGACTTAATTGTCAACCAATGTACAAAATGGACCTAAAAGGTCTTCCTAGAAGAACTCTTCAACAAATCTGCAAAGTTTATACACAAA
Above is a genomic segment from Gossypium arboreum isolate Shixiya-1 chromosome 8, ASM2569848v2, whole genome shotgun sequence containing:
- the LOC108467550 gene encoding TATA-box-binding protein, with product MAEQGGLEGSQPVDLSKHPSGIVPTLQNIVSTVNLDCKLDLKQIALQARNAEYNPKRFAAVIMRIREPKTTALIFASGKMVCTGAKSEQQSKLAARKYARIIQKLGFPAKFKDFKIQNIVGSCDVKFPIRLEGLAYSHGAFSSYEPELFPGLIYRMKQPKIVLLIFVSGKIVITGAKVRDETYTAFENIYPVLTEFRKNQQ